The Humulus lupulus chromosome 4, drHumLupu1.1, whole genome shotgun sequence genome has a window encoding:
- the LOC133833073 gene encoding pyrophosphate--fructose 6-phosphate 1-phosphotransferase subunit beta-like: MKLSIKDLEPCKQTIYGFSSEGLAPIGLIRLPVIADYLQERAKGNILYGFRGGPAGIMKVEGGFDMICSGRDKIETPEQFQQAADTAVKLDLDGLLVIGGDDSNTNACLLAENFRGKNLKTQVIGCPKTIDGDLKCKEVPISFGFDTACKVYVEMIGNVMIDARSTGKYYHFVRLMGRAASHITLECALQTHPNITIIGEEVAEKKLTLKNVTNYIVDIISKRAELGYNYGVILIPEGLIDFIPEVQQLIAELNEILAHEAVDEDGQWKKKLADQSLQLFEFLPSAIQEQLMLERDPHGNVQVAKIETEKMLIQMVETELEKRNQAGAYKGGFQGQSHFFGCEERCGLPTNFDSTYCYALGYGAGALLHSGKTGLISSVGNLAAPVEEWTGSGTALTALMDVERIHGKFKPVIKKAMVELQGHGEIKFSLLLDLSRSNWYHVKEQIGTMTEKIGNSDKVTSKVSEACSSSSTESKVSKASTSSNSSTKSKVSITSGINTETVVSEPSRESKVPVQETKKKDACCIQ; the protein is encoded by the exons atgaagttgtccatcaaggacTTAGAACCCTGCAagcaaacaatttatggtttctctagtgagggactcgctccaataGGGTTAATCAGACTTCCGGTAATAGCAG ATTACTTGCAGGAGCGTGCTAAAGGCAACATATTGTACGGTTTCAGGGGAGGTCCAGCTGGAATCATGAAGG TGGAG GGTGGTTTTGATATGATATGTAGTGGAAGAGATAAGATTGAAACTCCAGAGCAG TTTCAACAAGCTGCAGATACTGCCGTGAAGCTTGATTTGGATGGACTTCTTGTTATTGGTGGGGATGACTCGAACACAAATGCCTGCCTCCTTGCTGAGAATTTCAG GGGAAAGAATTTGAAAACTCAGGTGATTGGGTGTCCAAAAACCATTGATGGTGACTTGAAATGCAAAGAAGTCCCAATAAGTTTTGGGTTTGATACTGCTTGCAAGGT TTATGTAGAAATGATTGGAAATGTCATGATAGATGCCAGATCAACTGGAAAATATTATCACT TTGTGCGGCTTATGGGGCGTGCAGCTTCACACATAACACTTGAATGTGCTTTGCAAACTCATCCAAACATTACAATTATTGGAGAAGAG GTTGCTGAAAAAAAGTTGACACTGAAAAATGTTACAAATTACATTGTTGATATAATCTCCAAACGTGCCGAACTTGGTTATAACTATGGTGTCATACTTATTCCTGAAGGTCTAATTGATTTCATTCCAGAG GTGCAACAACTTATCGCCGAACTGAATGAAATTCTGGCCCATGAGGCTGTCGATGAAGATGGGCAATGGAAAAAGAAACTTGCTGATCAATCATTACAGCTTTTTGAATTTTTACCTTCAGCAATCCAAGAGCAGTTGATGCTTGAAAGAGATCCTCATGGAAATGTTCAG GTTGCCAAAATAGAGACAGAGAAGATGCTTATTCAAATGGTTGAAACTGAATTGGAGAAAAGGAATCAAGCAGGTGCATACAAAGGTGGATTCCAAGGACAGTCTCACTTTTTCGG GTGTGAAGAAAGATGTGGTCTGCCAACTAATTTTGATTCTACCTATTGTTATGCATTGGGTTATGGTGCAGGAGCTCTCCTTCACAGTGGGAAAACTGGATTGATATCATCG GTGGGGAATTTGGCTGCTCCAGTTGAAGAATGGACCGGTAGTGGGACAGCTTTAACTGCACTAATGGATGTGGAGAGAATACATG GAAAGTTTAAGCCTGTGATCAAGAAGGCCATGGTGGAGCTTCAAG GCCATGGCGAAATTAAATTCTCTCTCTTACTGGATCTCTCCCGTTCAAATTGGTACCATGTTAAGGAACAAATTGGTACCATGACTGAGAAAATTGGCAATTCTGACAAGGTTACATCAAAGGTTTCTGAagcttgtagtagtagtagtacagaGTCAAAGGTTTCTAAAGCTAGtactagtagtaatagtagtacaAAGTCAAAGGTTTCTATAACCAGTGGTATTAATACAGAGACAGTGGTTTCTGAGCCCAGCAGAGAGTCAAAGGTTCCAGTAcaggaaacaaagaaaaaagatgCTTGTTGCATTCAGTGA